A stretch of DNA from Dioscorea cayenensis subsp. rotundata cultivar TDr96_F1 chromosome 4, TDr96_F1_v2_PseudoChromosome.rev07_lg8_w22 25.fasta, whole genome shotgun sequence:
AATAACATGATAATGCAAGCTAATGTCGCAAATATATGCAAGTCATCACCTCAATAATTGAGTGATAAGACATTCGACTTCTATGAGAGTACACTTTCTCTCCTACATGATTAAAACATAGTAAAAAGTACATAATTGAGGTGTAACAAAAATGTGCGCACAAAATGATTTGTTCACGTtgtctaaaataaataaattaaaaaaataatcaaacaaacaaacaagctgAAGCGTCTTGTCAGTTGCCACATGATAATATCAACCAGTAACAACAATTCAGCAATcagtaaaatatataatgagATGTTGTTGCAAGTCAACAttcttcatatcttcttttttctttttttctttctccttccACGGAATAATCATCCTCACAACTGCTCAATAAATCcctgtataatttttttcctttttttaaattaacccCAAAGTTCTCTTTTATCTGCCAACTTAAACAAAGCAAGAATAAATGTAGAACCTATTCCGCTTCAAATTGTCAAATATGAGCCAGCCTTGCTTTGTACATGCAAATGTACGCCATATGCCAATCCCCTATTTTCACcaacaaagcaaaaaaatatggAACTTGATAAATAAACCGCGCAAAGAGATTCAGACTAAGCACAATTGCATAACTTTTAAaagcagtaaaaaaaaatggtgtccGATTTTATTCAATGAGATGGAAGAAGATATTGGATCATGAACACTCTTACCTCCGCCAGATAGCTTCGAAATATCCTCCTCTCTTTGTGGAATGGGATTGTCATCATCATATTGAATCCATTTTCCTGAACCAGAAATGTATATGAGAATACCGTCAAATAAGTTCAAATCCAACTGAGTAAGAATCGATTCGATGTGTCGTTACAAAAGACTAGAAAATTTGAGTTGTGACTGACCGCTCTCTTGTTTTACCCAGGCAACATAGTGCCCAGAGTCTGCACTCCTTCCTTTGTGGGTTAGCACAGCAACAAGGTCATAGATTCCAGTTGGGTATGTTTCTTTCTGGGATGAAGCACCTGTGTAGAGCAAAGAATGCAAAACCAGAATGGAAATCTTGATCTAAGAATCACTGATTatttaagagaagaaaatacaCTACCAAAGTTAACATGATGTATCAATAAAATATTGAGTAGGCATATCACAGAACAAGTTCATTTGATCAACAGTAATTTAGCTCACTTATGCGCTCCGAATGCTTGGGAATTGGAACAATAAAGCTCGAATTAGTCATTTAGGTTCAATGCCAGTTAACATCATTCCATgaacaacaagaaatccatgatGGCACAAACCATGATATGGAAGAGATGCTATACACCCCAAGCTACAACCTATCAAATGGCATCCATCTTTTAACAGTCACCAGCATGAATTTGGGTAAATACGACTTCTCTTATTATTAAGTGAAATAATTGGCAGAAACCACATCAGATATTACATCCAAAAAAATCAACTGAAATAGGTATAGACATAAGGAATCTTGTTAGATTTGCTTTTGTATGCATCTGCAATGCTTTACATAGAACTTCATGagtaaacaaataaaagcatGACATTTGGAAGGCATAGATGCCTTTGAAGTGATGAGGCACGTGTCTCAATGCATTCCCAGTGAATAGTTTCTTATGCGCAAGTTCACCAAAGACATGCTTGAAGTATGCAACACAATACTGACTCATCAATTTCTACACCAGGTGGTTGGTTACAGATACTTGACAAGTTAACCAAGGGCCTTCACAAAGCAAAACATTAACATGCATTGCAGCAAAAATCATGAGACAGATTAAGACCCTCTAAAATTTACCAAGCCAAAAAGGAATGAATGTTTTATATTCACAAATCCACAATACACAATTAATGTGAAAATGCATTCAGATTTCATTATTTACCTTCAGGATTGACATTGGTGGATGGTCCGCTAGATCCCTCAGAAGCCTGGGACAGAAAAAGGATAACTTCAGTCAAAATGCAAATTAAAGGGATCTTTGCAGAATCTTTGTCTTTATTAGTCATAATTGAATAAATCCATTCCTAATGAGAACATTATCTATCTCTACTGCTCTGCAATTGCATATCCATGGCTTTGCTAAAGAACGCAAGATGTCCAAATGAGGTCTGACGGTTAAGCGTCATTATCCAAATAAGTTCTAATTGAAAGAACTAAGATACTCCCAAATTTCAATGAAAAAGGCATAAATATAGAGGAAACAATTCTCACCTCAGCCATGGTCGCATCACCATCACTTCCTGCTGAAGTATCAattttttgcttggttttcaACCCTAGCTTTTCATTCTCCAGTTCCCTCAGAACCTACATATGTGCAAAGAAATATACAACCacaaaaaactttgaattaaaCATATTCATATAATGTGAAATGCTGTCAAAAATCCCGCAAAGGGTTCATTTAACAAAGAATACCTGACGAGGTTTTTGAAGCTTTTGACGAAGCTCATCTGAACACAAGTCATATACATCCAATTCCAATGGATAGTCCACTTtctaaagaaaaatgaagatagAATGTTACATTGACAGAGTTATGATTAAGAATCATTATATCCTGATTTGTCATGTGCTTGAAGCTGACAataatttttctcttatttcaTATGGAAAACCAAGGGCATATGCATCATAAAAAGCGTCTAGCACAAAAGGTAATAAGTTAGAGATCTGAAAATCTTTGTGGATGCAGTCATTCACAAATCAGAGTCATCTCAAGATAGGTTTTCATTCATAATACTTAATGACTGGTGGATTAGGATGCACAGCACTACAAACAAAAAGGTTCTTGCTTTAGCAACATCCAAGTGCTAAGCAAACCAAACCATCTTTCATAATCATACCCCCACTTTTCATCTAAATCTAACATCATCGTTTTGAGTTCTAGGCAAAACTCACACTAAATAATCGAGATTTTCTAGTCTTAACCTTACCACACTTGACTTTTTTAGGAAACGAGacaaagttaaataattttatttggttgaaattttccataccataaaaaaatttccaactGGTCACTCTAAACAACAGTAAAGCTCAAGGAAGCATATGCACTAAGCATTGGTTTAAACCATAGTTACCAGAAACACGGTACGATCCAAGTCGCGAGACGGGTACAAATGCAAGAAACGACAGTGGAGTAGGCTTAGTTGGTACGATTAATTCGATTCAAGATACGATTTAAAATTATATCTTAGTCggttatataaaatacatacaaaattataagactttaatattaattgaaaaaaaaaagttcttaaATTAGTAAATAGATCAAAAAGGGCATAAGAATAACActtaataagaaaagaacattATAATTAAAGTTATAAAATGAATTAAGCAACTTTAAAGAactaattttattgtaattttaaagaatgtatagattataattttatacaataaaattgtatattatataataatttaaaaacttacaCTAGATTTTAAAATAGATAGCAATTTTATCTAAAACAACttttaaaacctaataaatTGTAGCGTTATCTATAACTAGTTAGatagaattttataaaatctactgttaattaattttgatgcgCCGCTCTCATCGACCAGAATGAAAACAAACTCCGATTGGGTACGAGAGATCTAGATCGAAGATCGGTGGGGGACTTAGTGAATTCGGTAACTATGATTTAAACAAAGTACATGATTTCCCAAGAAGCATGGAAGAAAAGAGAACCGGTTAAAAAATGCTTGATGACTTTAATCAATTCACAAGAAAATCCAACCTGAAACAAGTCAAGCCTATCcttgtaaaagaaaatacaaaccGAAACCTAATGATTTTGGAAAGCCAAATATACCCGCAATATTTTTGCTTTCTGATTAGACTCCCTTTTCCAGAAGAAACGCACAAACTGAACAGTCAAATACCTGAAAGACATTAAATAAtgtgaacattaaaaaaaatgatcatttttacaagcaaaacataaaaatagaataTGTGGTTCTTGCCTAGGTAGATCACTAATAGATGATTCTTTTGAAAAAACAGCACTGCGCCCCAACGAAGGAGAAACTTTCTCCAATTCTGATTTCATAGCCtgtataaataaaacataaatgtCAGAAATAACCATAACCagaattcataaaaataagCTTCAAATGAATACCAAAGCTAATTTGCGTTGGCATCAATAGCACACGGAACACTATAATGTGAACAAATATTCCTAAATGGTGGTCCACTTGTTTTTCTAATGCATTAGAGCTAAATGGTTAGTCAATTTGAGAACAAAAACAACACCCATGAATGTgctttaaaagcttgtttttccCTATAATGATGGTGATTGGGAGCTGCTATTTAAGCAAAAATTCAAACAGGATTCATCCAATAGTTCATAAGTCATAGTTACATGTGTATATTATTAGAATGATGAACCACAAATTACATCCCGGACGTCCGAAAGCCAACGAACCACCTGTCTGATGTTGAAATTAAATAGCATTAATAATGTGGCTTCTGCAATAACTAGTAGGCAACTATTTATATTACTCACGCGTTTCAAACCCTCATGTAAGTGGTTAACATCCTGTGAAATGTGGCATTTCAGTGCATAGACTGACTCTGTCTCTGAGCTCTCCTCACCACTTTCAGCACAGTGAATCCTGGTATACCAAAATAATATCAAAGATTTCATGTTAAGGCATGGGAAAGTGATGACAGAAATCAATACACTTATTCACCGggggaaaaatagaaaatgatgttgTTATACATCTTGATCCAATCCATTCATAGACAGAGCACTTGCGAACAGGGAAACAAACACCAATACCAACTTTAATAGCTTGTCAAAATGGCAGTAAAGGAGCAGAAGCTTGTACTATATTCTTACGGGCACAGTTGCAGAGTCTAATCCACAGAACCAAACTTGATGATAAAAGATTTGACAGATATTCAAAGTCATATGATAAGGATTTTAAGAGATGTTTTAGTGAAACAGCACTagagcagaaaaaaaaaaggcaatatCAAACAAATTAACTTCTATGATCAGTGGGGTGACTATGAGTTTCTCCCTAGAAGTAATTTTACACAACCATCAGGACCATCCCACACAACCTAAATAATAAGAAAGTTCTATAGCATTTACCATAATTACCTTGGCAGAATACTTTCCATGATGGGTTACCCTTTTTAGCTGTCTTTGTCTGTATATTGTcgactaataataaaatacgaCAAAAATGTAAGTGCTGCTCATTTTATTAAAAGAGTGCACTATTATTTTACATCCATTAGTTTGTAAGGCTTCAATGCAGCCTTCGTCGTGGATAGCGGACCAAAAGGCTGTGAACACCTCACATTATCTTCAGAAGCTCAAGCAGAGGTTTTGAGTAAtgtttatgaatatttattCAAGATAACAGATGTGTCAGTAACCAAATCAACAACAGACGAAAATATTCCTAAAAGGTCTGAATGCAACTTTTCTAGCAAAGAAGGATTTTTCTACCAACGAACTAAACTACCAACTGTTGCtatggaaaagaaagaatttaTGAGGCTAATGCCAGCATGCTGGAATGTCAAGGATGTCAGGATTCCCACTAAATCTTTGGCTAACTTACAGCAACTGATATAAATTACAACAATAAGCACAGTTACAATTTGGCATCCATCCTCTGACTGCATTTAAACCCGGTGGTGAAATGATGAGGATCGGACAGTTAATAGAATTTGCTCACCTAAGAAGACTTGCTTCTATGCATAAAAGTAAGAATATACAGccaattaataaattagaacAGTAAGAATATACTGGCAGGAAATCAAGCTTGTTTAAGtagacaaaatataaaatgtgtTTAATGGACAAATATCCTACCTGCTGACAAGGTCGATACCAAAGAGTGATTTCACCGCACCAGATATTTCACTACATAAAATGTTTAGTGATTAGAAGCATTAGACATTATTTACCATCAAACTCCCAAATATCAGATAATCACAATAAATGGAAACAACAAGTGCCATgaacaatatttttaatgaaaaaaacattttgTTATGTAAACACAATCATTATCATCATTGAACCCCAATAACCAGATAACACAGTCTGCAAGCTTGACAGCAGCAAATAAAACCTATGAATGACGACAACCTATACCACATATATGTCATAACGCTCTCAGTTGTGCATATTATCACCAATTTAAAGTGAAACATAACTGCCACTTAGCACTTCTCGCTATCCAATGAGTCATGAGatgttcttgttttttaatatgttatacatattatttctttcatcattttcatatatgttttcTGTGGGTTTCTATTCAACCTTTCAGACCTACGAACCTGGATCACCTCACCACTCCACAAGTTAATTTGTAGTGATGCAAATGCATTACACAATAATAAATCCTGAGCAAGAGATTAGCACATCTCTATTCCATAGATAGTTAAACATTTATTACATATTAAGCACAAAAGTAATGGTACATAGGACCCCACAACATTAACATTTTGGAACCTCAACCATTCAAGAACGAAAAATATGAAATCcaatcaaatcaacaatatatatatatatatatatatatatttttaaacctCTTAtgtaattacaaaattttattcagAAGTCTTTCACTGACATGAGGGCCTCCCAGCAATTAAGCAACAAACCTTGATTCCGATGACCGAAGCGATTGAGAGAGGGTATACATAAGTTGAGTCCAACACTCTTCAGCATCCTGTACTCACATCCATGATACCAGAAGTATCAAGAGAAGGCAATAAAATTAGAAGAACCAACCAACTAACCTGTTGCATATAAACACCATTATGTTGCTGTGCAAATTGAGGGAACTTTTTGCGTAAGACCTGCATTGCAGAAATTAACCGGTAATCAAGAACAAATATCAGCTAAGAGAACGCATTAGAAGCAACATATTTTCTCCAAGACAAGACTGAAGACTGACCACAAACATGGCATACTGAacattttgttataaaatttttctcaaGGATTGTTATGAAATTGATAATCCAAAAAGAAGGCCAAAGAAGACCAAAATAGCACATCCACAGAAATAtccattataaatttataattcacaCCACAGAAAGAATTTTAAGCCCCTAAGTCACCATAGACTAGATCTCTctttccaaatcacaaaataatgatcattttcttttaaGCCAAGCAAATAATTGTCTTCGGGATGATTGCACTACAAAAATGTATTGTGCTATTTTCACTCAAAACTAACTGATCACCTGTACTTCTCaattgatttaaaaagaatGGATAGAACAACACTAACAAACGAAGATATCGAAACGAGAGCAAC
This window harbors:
- the LOC120258562 gene encoding ubiquitin carboxyl-terminal hydrolase 6, translated to MPTVSVKWQKELFPAVEIDTSQPPYVFKCQLFDLTGVPPERQKIMVKGGLLKDDADWSTLAVKDGQKLMMMGTADEVVKAPEKGPVFVEDLPEEEQVVAVGHTAGLFNLGNTCYMNSTIQCLASVPELKSALLTYTNSGRSNELDQYSHLLTIATRDLFAELDRNAKPVAPLQFLSVLRKKFPQFAQQHNGVYMQQDAEECWTQLMYTLSQSLRSSESSEISGAVKSLFGIDLVSRIHCAESGEESSETESVYALKCHISQDVNHLHEGLKRAMKSELEKVSPSLGRSAVFSKESSISDLPRYLTVQFVRFFWKRESNQKAKILRKVDYPLELDVYDLCSDELRQKLQKPRQVLRELENEKLGLKTKQKIDTSAGSDGDATMAEASEGSSGPSTNVNPEGASSQKETYPTGIYDLVAVLTHKGRSADSGHYVAWVKQESGKWIQYDDDNPIPQREEDISKLSGGGDWHMAYICMYKARLAHI